GCTAGCAAATACCaccattttttgttttggaTCTTTCAAATCATTCCCGCAGGAGATCCGGACCCATCTTTTTCTGATCCTTCGAGAAAAAGATTCATTCTCTTCATAAAAAATAGGAGGTAGAACCAATAaagatttctttttcgattCATCCCTGGCCTCATTCAAGAATTGTTTTTGATCCAATCCGTAGGAATCAATAGAAAAAGCAAATCCCTTATGATACACCAGATCCGGCTCGGTTATTGATAGAGTGAATAGATCTGCCATTTCTTGAAATCTCTCTTCTGATTCAAAATCGCGGTGTAACGTGTATCCTCCCCTGTTCCGGTCATGGAatagatgaaataaataaaaaaatggatttTTGTTCAAGAATGAAATCTTATTGGAACTGTCCATATCCGGTTCATCCTTCAGAACCCTATCACACCCCGGATCTGATGAAATAGGATGAATTGAGACAGTATTTTGTAAATACGTAATTATCTTGAATATATTAACCAGTTCTTTCTTTTCCAATCGCCTGGAAGGGACAAAAGAAGGATCTTGTtgtttcttcaacaatttctgATCTCTAGTGGATCTCTCAGTAGGATTCGAACCCAGATGAAGTTCTGACCATCTATCAGAGAAAAAAGAACGAACGGATCTTGTAGGATTCCCAAGAAATTCTTCGATTTCTTCCGGAAGCAGATGATTAATCATCTGCTTCTCACGTTCCGTGAATAGCCGGGACATTGAGGAATATCCAGAAAGGCATTTCGGGAATCGGTCTGATTCTATCTCTGTTCCTTCCGTTTGAAGAAAGGAAGGATCCCAAAGAATCGAtctttcttttagttgttgaaTCTCTCTTTGATTGATCAATGTGTGATATTCCGAATCCTCATTACTAATGGAATCCAAATGATCTCTGGATTGATCAGAAGATCCTTTCGGTTGGCTAGAATCCGTTACTTGAACGAAACTAGATCTTGTGGAATCATATTGAATATTTGACGATACATTCCGTACCTTTCTAAAAAACCGATCCTTGTTTACCAACCACACATTGTCTAACCAAATCAAATTCTCTCTCGATACGTTCCTCAAAAAATCCGATTCGTGCGGATTCTTCCCCCAACTAACGAAGGGATCTTGGCGGAATTTCCACATATGAAATTGAGCACAATTTTGCAAAGAAAGAGCCCACTTGTTTCTCGAGAAGAGATGGGAAACATGCTCATTTGATTGAATAGTTGACCCAGCCCTTTGTTGTTTGAAGAAACCCTCCACTTCAATTGGTATTTTTTCACGAAAAGCAGACATGAGATAAGAAATCCAGTGTTTCACTAAGATTTCGAATAGCGGTCCCGAATTCAAGTTGATTCTATTTCGCCTCTTCCTCAGAGAAAGACGATCAAACAATTCCCAATCATGGTCCTTGCGGATGGGATCATccatataatatacaaaaataaactCCAGATATTTGATATCTTTCTCTTTGAATAAGATCTCAATTCCAGCGATGGTTTCATTAGATATCTTACAACTAGAATCCCTCTTTTTTCCGATCCAGTTCCTCCACCACCGCGAACCCCAGTTAGATTCAGGCATGCTACACTTTTTAGTTATTGGGAGAACCCAAGTACTCTCTTTCGGATTCAGGAAACAACTCTCAGAgatcttttttccttttggaaGATACAGGAGCGAAACAATCAACCTATTGATATTGGAAGACCCAACCGATTCTTCCAATGTATCATTTCTGGGTCCAATGGAATTCATAGGTATAGGAAGAAGCCCCCTCAAATAGAGATTCTTTCTTTCGACCATATTTCGATTGTTAATACGATATATAAGGACCGCTACTACAAAGAGTATTACACCCTTGATCGTGAAATATCGATTGCTTGTTGAACCCTGCGAATTGCGTGAAAGTAGGATACTCAAAATTCGGGGGTCAAAGAGTTTTAGAAAACGTTCTTGGTGGAAAAAAATGTGAATGAAAGACCCCACTGAATTGAATTGGGTCCATGAATCTAAGAAATAGTGAGAATTCTTGATCTCTCTCAATATCTCTCTCAATTCGAAAATCCAGGATTTGAATTGATGTCCTTTCATTGATTCCTCCTAAATTGCATTGATTTCTCCTaaagatttcattttaattGGAATTTGGTTATTCACCATGTACGAGGATCCCCACTAAGCATCCATGGCTGAATGGTTAAAGCGCCCAACTCATAATTGGCGAATTCGTAGGTTCAATTCCTACTGGATGCACGCCAATGGGACCCTCCAATAAGTCTATTGGAATTGGCTCTGTATCAATGGAATCTCATCATCCATACATAACGAATTGGTGTGgtatattcatatcataatatatgaACAGTAAGAACTAGCATTCTTATTGAGACTAGAACTCATAGGGAAGAAAATCTATTTATGGATGGAATCAAATATGCAGTATTTACAGACAAAAGTATTCGGTTATTGGGGAAAAATCAATATACTTCTAATGTCGAATCAGGATCAACTAGGACAGAACTAAAGCATTGGGTCGAACTATTCTTTGGTGTCAAGGTAATAGCTATGAATAGTCATCGACTTCCGGGAAAGGGTAGAAGAATGGGACCTATTATGGGACATACAATGCATTACAGACGTATGATCATTACGCTTCAACGGGGTTATTCTATTCCACCTCTtagaaagaaaagaacttaaataaaaatacttaatAGCAATAGCATGGCGATACATTTATACAAAACTTCTACCCCGAGCACACGCAATGGAACCGTAGACAGTCAAGTGAAATCCAATCCACGAAATAATTTGATCTATGGACAGCATCATTGTGGTAAAGGTCGTAATGCCAGAGGAATCATTACCGTAAGGCATAGAGGGGGAGGTCATAAGCGTCTATACCGTAAAAT
This window of the Primulina tabacum isolate GXHZ01 unplaced genomic scaffold, ASM2559414v2 Contig920, whole genome shotgun sequence genome carries:
- the LOC142535297 gene encoding protein Ycf2-like, whose product is MVERKNLYLRGLLPIPMNSIGPRNDTLEESVGSSNINRLIVSLLYLPKGKKISESCFLNPKESTWVLPITKKCSMPESNWGSRWWRNWIGKKRDSSCKISNETIAGIEILFKEKDIKYLEFIFVYYMDDPIRKDHDWELFDRLSLRKRRNRINLNSGPLFEILVKHWISYLMSAFREKIPIEVEGFFKQQRAGSTIQSNEHVSHLFSRNKWALSLQNCAQFHMWKFRQDPFVSWGKNPHESDFLRNVSRENLIWLDNVWLVNKDRFFRKVRNVSSNIQYDSTRSSFVQVTDSSQPKGSSDQSRDHLDSISNEDSEYHTLINQREIQQLKERSILWDPSFLQTEGTEIESDRFPKCLSGYSSMSRLFTEREKQMINHLLPEEIEEFLGNPTRSVRSFFSDRWSELHLGSNPTERSTRDQKLLKKQQDPSFVPSRRLEKKELVNIFKIITYLQNTVSIHPISSDPGCDRVLKDEPDMDSSNKISFLNKNPFFYLFHLFHDRNRGGYTLHRDFESEERFQEMADLFTLSITEPDLVYHKGFAFSIDSYGLDQKQFLNEARDESKKKSLLVLPPIFYEENESFSRRIRKRWVRISCGNDLKDPKQKMVVFASNNIMEAVNQYRLIRNLIQIQYSTYGYIRNILNRVFLMNRSDRNFEYGIQRDQIGKDTLNHRTIMKYTINQPLSNLKKSQKKWFDPLILISRTERSMNGDPDAYRYKWSNGSKNFQEDLEHFVSEQKSRISWRILQKKWCLPQWNLISEISSKCFHNLLLSEEMIHRNNESPLISTHLRSPNVWEFLYSILFLLLVAGYLVRTYLIFVARASSELQTEFEKVKSLMIPSSMIELRKLLYRYPTSEPNSFWLKNLFLVALEELGDSLEEIRASGGNMLGPAYGVKSIRSKKKYLNINLIDIIDLIPNPINRITFSRNTRHLSHTSKEIYSLIRKRKNVNGDWIDDKIESWVANSDSIDDEEREFLVQFSALTAEKGIDQILLSLTHSDHLSKNDSGYQMIEQPGAIYLRYLVDIHKKYLLNYEFNTSCLAERRVFLAHYQTITYSQTSCGTSTLHFPSHGKPFSLRLALSPSRGILVIGSIGTGRSYLVKYLATNSYVPFITVFLNKVLDNKPKGFLIDDIDIDDSDDIDASDDIDASDDIDRDLDTELELLSMMNALTMDMMPEIDRSYITLQFELAKAMSPCIIWIPNIHDLD